Proteins encoded by one window of Bacillota bacterium:
- a CDS encoding branched-chain amino acid ABC transporter permease yields the protein MGKRNLISVGILAGIYLIVQLLVSRGVLLAYDLQILGLVCINIMLAVSLNLINGFTGQFSIGHAGFFGIGAYASAYLTVVHDMPFLLALIIGGLFAALIGICIGLPTLRLEGDYLAIATLGFGEIIRVVILNIPAVGGARGFSGISRSTTFGTAYVFMILTVIILKNFISSKHGRACIAIREDELASETLGINTTFYKVAAFTIGAFFAGLAGGLYSHFMGYINPAANQIGFMKSIDILIMVVLGGLGSITGSIAAAIFLTLIPEFLRSLAEYRMVVYPIILILIMLFRPSGLLGGKELSWDVLSSFYRRVTGKAQKQQGVSTNGS from the coding sequence TTGGGTAAACGGAATCTCATATCAGTTGGTATTCTAGCAGGTATCTATTTAATCGTACAGCTTTTGGTCAGCCGAGGCGTACTGCTTGCCTACGACTTGCAGATCCTCGGACTGGTCTGCATCAACATCATGCTGGCCGTTAGTTTAAACCTGATTAACGGTTTCACCGGGCAGTTCTCGATCGGGCACGCCGGTTTTTTTGGTATCGGTGCTTATGCTTCAGCTTACTTGACTGTTGTTCATGATATGCCATTTCTACTGGCCTTAATAATTGGCGGACTTTTCGCTGCCTTAATCGGAATCTGTATCGGTCTGCCTACCTTAAGACTTGAGGGCGACTATTTGGCTATTGCAACTCTCGGGTTTGGTGAGATTATCAGGGTTGTGATCCTCAATATTCCCGCGGTGGGTGGAGCTAGAGGTTTCTCCGGCATCAGCCGGTCAACCACTTTTGGCACAGCCTACGTGTTTATGATTTTAACGGTCATTATCCTCAAAAACTTTATTTCCAGTAAACACGGCAGAGCGTGCATAGCTATCCGGGAAGATGAACTCGCCAGTGAAACGCTCGGAATAAACACCACTTTTTATAAAGTAGCAGCTTTTACCATTGGTGCTTTTTTTGCCGGTTTAGCCGGCGGACTATACAGCCACTTTATGGGTTATATTAATCCGGCTGCCAACCAAATCGGCTTTATGAAGTCTATCGATATCTTAATTATGGTCGTTTTAGGTGGTTTGGGAAGCATCACCGGTTCTATCGCTGCTGCGATTTTCTTGACCTTGATTCCGGAGTTTTTGCGGAGCTTGGCTGAATACCGAATGGTTGTCTATCCGATTATTCTAATCCTAATTATGCTCTTCCGCCCCAGCGGTCTATTAGGCGGAAAAGAGTTATCGTGGGATGTGCTGAGTTCTTTCTACCGGCGGGTAACCGGTAAAGCGCAGAAGCAGCAAGGAGTGAGCACCAATGGATCCTAA
- a CDS encoding polyprenyl synthetase family protein: MEYGAGITAAVTASFIDLVTARIKEVLTSEGSIQKILAYIQQTSGKMIRPTLASLVFQLCGGESEAALLDAAAGIELIHMASLIHDDIIDRSDLRRDAFTVQKQFGVEAAVLAGDFLFARAFNLFTNSEPRQVLAVMTDVISQMCIGEIQQLMDPVVKEADYWQYIYQKTACFIEGACRVGAVAARTAELREVELLSKFGLALGYAYQLTDDLLDYTAEPKTTGKTPGNDFQQGIWTLPIIRGVESGVIPANWHQELSFTEARKLLEQHGIFQEIQRDTDFYIRQAQAILLSFPDHPARTKLLELAEFIGTRQH; this comes from the coding sequence ATGGAATATGGAGCAGGTATCACAGCAGCAGTTACAGCGTCGTTTATAGACTTAGTCACAGCAAGGATTAAAGAGGTATTAACCAGTGAAGGCAGTATCCAAAAGATTCTGGCCTATATCCAGCAGACCAGCGGTAAAATGATCAGACCAACCTTGGCTAGTCTTGTGTTTCAGCTGTGCGGTGGAGAGAGTGAAGCCGCGCTGCTGGATGCAGCTGCCGGGATCGAACTAATCCATATGGCATCGCTGATCCATGACGACATTATCGATCGATCGGATTTAAGGCGGGATGCTTTTACTGTTCAGAAGCAGTTCGGTGTGGAAGCAGCAGTGCTAGCGGGAGACTTCTTATTTGCTCGAGCTTTTAACTTATTTACCAACAGCGAGCCCAGACAGGTGCTGGCGGTAATGACAGATGTGATCAGCCAAATGTGTATCGGCGAAATCCAGCAGTTGATGGATCCGGTGGTCAAGGAAGCTGATTACTGGCAGTATATTTACCAGAAAACAGCGTGTTTTATCGAAGGTGCCTGCCGAGTGGGAGCGGTAGCAGCAAGAACAGCAGAGCTTAGGGAAGTAGAACTGCTCAGTAAGTTTGGTCTAGCCCTCGGCTATGCGTACCAGCTTACTGACGATTTGTTAGATTATACAGCGGAACCAAAAACTACAGGCAAGACACCAGGCAATGATTTTCAGCAGGGAATTTGGACGCTGCCGATTATCAGGGGGGTAGAGTCGGGTGTGATTCCTGCGAACTGGCACCAGGAATTGAGCTTCACGGAAGCACGCAAGCTGTTAGAGCAGCACGGAATCTTTCAAGAGATTCAAAGAGATACCGATTTTTATATCCGCCAAGCTCAGGCAATTCTGCTGTCTTTCCCGGACCATCCGGCCCGCACTAAGCTCCTAGAATTGGCTGAGTTTATCGGTACCCGCCAGCATTAG
- a CDS encoding spore coat protein: MFNQNQRGHGTQNFQSGYQQSNYGQQSYQSFQQQASPTKIKNPQTGQMAKVKGPEMNDRDRLNDMLATEKYLTDNYNIFAREASYADLHHDVCQILNQTHQEARGLFNFMFTKGWYSLQAESTQQVAQVQQQFSNYQTQFAHNQHVASTQSSTQNYQNQMF; the protein is encoded by the coding sequence ATGTTCAATCAAAATCAGCGCGGTCATGGTACCCAAAATTTCCAGTCTGGCTACCAGCAGTCCAATTATGGACAGCAGAGTTACCAGAGCTTTCAGCAGCAGGCTAGCCCGACAAAAATAAAGAATCCACAAACCGGTCAGATGGCTAAAGTTAAAGGACCGGAGATGAACGACCGCGATCGGCTCAACGATATGCTGGCTACCGAAAAGTACTTAACAGATAACTACAATATCTTTGCCCGTGAAGCCAGCTATGCCGATCTGCACCACGATGTATGCCAGATCTTAAATCAAACGCACCAGGAAGCCCGCGGTCTGTTTAACTTTATGTTTACCAAAGGCTGGTACTCGCTGCAAGCTGAGTCAACCCAGCAGGTGGCACAAGTCCAACAGCAGTTCAGCAACTACCAAACCCAATTCGCCCATAACCAGCATGTTGCCAGCACTCAGTCCAGTACCCAAAACTATCAGAATCAAATGTTTTAG
- a CDS encoding 3'-5' exonuclease, producing MKSLIFLDVETTGLSSKRDRIIEIYMLKVAYEGDVEEYHTFINPERQIPGFITNLTGITNADVADAPTESQIAKNIRDFIGDGVLVAHNLSFDRRFLAAMFERNHCQPLPSGGIDTLGISMRLFPKLCIYPKGEGSHKLKNLMYHFHLDRDFANSHRAKDDVLLLVQVYRHLEKYAKGQLPYTYPRAMTHGCPRCGSAMQLIESGGKRELVCVKGSGCSERLVV from the coding sequence ATGAAGAGTCTAATTTTTCTTGACGTTGAAACAACCGGATTAAGCTCTAAGCGCGATCGCATCATCGAAATATATATGTTAAAAGTTGCCTATGAAGGTGATGTGGAGGAGTACCACACATTTATCAATCCAGAGCGGCAGATCCCTGGGTTTATCACTAATCTGACTGGCATTACTAACGCCGATGTAGCCGACGCGCCAACTGAGAGTCAAATAGCTAAAAACATTCGCGATTTTATCGGAGATGGGGTACTGGTGGCCCATAATCTGTCTTTTGACCGGCGATTTCTGGCAGCCATGTTTGAACGCAACCACTGTCAGCCGCTCCCGTCAGGAGGAATCGATACCCTGGGTATCAGCATGCGCCTTTTTCCTAAACTCTGTATTTATCCTAAAGGGGAAGGATCCCATAAGCTTAAGAATTTAATGTATCATTTTCATTTAGATCGGGATTTTGCCAATTCGCACCGCGCTAAAGATGACGTGCTGCTGTTAGTGCAGGTGTATCGCCATTTAGAGAAATATGCAAAAGGCCAATTGCCCTATACATATCCCCGGGCTATGACCCATGGCTGTCCCCGGTGCGGATCAGCTATGCAGCTAATTGAATCAGGGGGAAAAAGAGAGCTGGTTTGTGTTAAAGGATCCGGCTGCAGCGAGCGCTTAGTAGTATAA
- the tkt gene encoding transketolase: MANIIRGLSADGVEKAGSGHPGLPLGCAEIGSVLYFDTMRHSPQNPKWPNRDRFVLSAGHGSMFLYSLLHLSGYDLPLEELKQFRQLDSQTPGHPEYGDTVGVETTTGPLGQGLSNAVGMAIAERMLAERYNRPGYPIVDFYTYVLCGDGCMMEGITSEASSLAGHLKLDKLIVIYDSNRITIEGSTDLAFSESVKDRYLAYGWHVQEINGHDVDQLRQAIEKAKLEKERPSLIIAETQIGKGSPNKAGTAGIHGAPLGKDEIIAMKKALGLPEADFYVSEEAAEMREAVIEKGRKLEQEWNQLFNEWRENHPDLAKEWDQAFNNELPDNLEDIVPKFEVGEKLATRAASGKTINALAQAIPYLVGGSADLAPSNNTHINDGGNIKAGDFSGRNFNFGVREHAMGAIMNGISLTGGFRIFGGTFLVFSDYMRPSIRLAAMMGQPVIYVLTHDSIYVGEDGPTHQPVEHTESLRLIPNLRVFRPADPEETAHAWIQALKRLDGPSAMILTRQALPVMPKHDGASMDKGGYILYKEQKELDLTIAAAGSEVSLALETAKLLEEEGYGVRVVSIPCREKYLAQDQTYRDQVIPTSTPVLAVEVGVGSGWYSLCPGAKMRVFSLDRFGRSGKAADVGKYFGFTPDNLADEAKKLLND; encoded by the coding sequence ATGGCCAATATTATTCGCGGATTGTCAGCTGACGGCGTTGAAAAGGCTGGTTCCGGACACCCTGGTCTGCCGCTGGGCTGTGCAGAAATCGGCTCAGTTCTATATTTTGACACCATGCGCCATAGTCCGCAGAATCCGAAATGGCCTAACCGCGATCGGTTCGTATTATCTGCAGGACATGGCTCGATGTTTTTATATTCCTTACTGCACTTAAGCGGATATGATCTACCGCTTGAAGAATTAAAGCAGTTTCGCCAGCTTGATTCCCAGACACCAGGCCATCCGGAGTACGGTGACACAGTCGGCGTAGAAACTACTACAGGACCGCTGGGACAGGGGTTATCCAACGCTGTTGGAATGGCAATTGCCGAGCGGATGCTGGCTGAAAGATACAATCGACCCGGTTATCCGATTGTGGATTTTTATACTTATGTTCTCTGTGGTGACGGCTGCATGATGGAGGGAATTACTTCCGAAGCATCCTCTTTGGCCGGGCACCTTAAGCTTGACAAATTGATTGTTATCTATGACTCTAACCGCATTACGATTGAAGGCAGCACCGATCTGGCCTTCAGCGAGTCTGTTAAAGACCGCTACTTAGCCTACGGCTGGCATGTCCAGGAGATTAACGGGCATGATGTTGACCAGCTCAGACAAGCTATTGAAAAAGCTAAACTGGAGAAAGAACGCCCCAGTCTGATCATTGCTGAAACTCAGATTGGAAAAGGTTCGCCTAATAAAGCAGGTACAGCTGGAATTCATGGAGCTCCATTAGGAAAAGACGAGATCATCGCTATGAAAAAAGCTCTCGGCCTACCTGAAGCTGATTTTTATGTTTCTGAAGAAGCTGCCGAGATGCGGGAAGCAGTTATCGAAAAAGGCAGAAAGCTTGAGCAGGAATGGAATCAGTTGTTTAATGAGTGGAGAGAGAACCATCCTGATCTAGCCAAAGAGTGGGATCAAGCTTTCAATAATGAACTGCCGGACAATCTAGAAGACATTGTTCCTAAGTTTGAAGTAGGGGAGAAGCTTGCTACCCGCGCTGCCAGCGGAAAAACAATCAACGCATTAGCACAAGCAATTCCCTATTTAGTTGGCGGTTCTGCAGACCTTGCACCATCGAATAATACCCATATCAATGATGGCGGTAATATTAAAGCTGGTGATTTTTCAGGCCGTAACTTTAACTTTGGTGTAAGAGAGCACGCCATGGGTGCTATCATGAACGGCATCAGCCTCACTGGCGGATTCAGGATTTTTGGCGGAACCTTCCTGGTGTTCTCTGATTACATGCGTCCATCAATACGTTTAGCTGCAATGATGGGTCAGCCGGTAATCTATGTTCTTACTCACGATTCGATCTATGTTGGAGAAGATGGACCGACTCATCAGCCTGTTGAGCACACTGAATCGCTGCGGTTAATTCCTAATCTACGGGTATTCCGTCCAGCAGATCCGGAAGAGACTGCTCACGCATGGATTCAAGCCCTGAAGCGGCTTGATGGTCCAAGCGCAATGATCTTAACTCGGCAGGCCCTGCCGGTAATGCCGAAGCACGATGGCGCGAGTATGGACAAAGGCGGCTATATTCTCTACAAAGAGCAAAAAGAATTAGATTTAACTATCGCAGCTGCCGGAAGTGAAGTCAGTCTGGCATTAGAAACAGCTAAGCTTCTGGAGGAAGAAGGGTATGGAGTCCGGGTTGTATCGATTCCGTGCCGTGAGAAGTATCTAGCTCAAGATCAGACTTACCGGGATCAGGTTATCCCGACTTCCACACCTGTCCTTGCAGTTGAGGTAGGTGTAGGCAGCGGCTGGTACAGCCTTTGCCCCGGTGCCAAAATGAGAGTATTCTCGTTGGATAGATTTGGCCGCAGTGGCAAAGCTGCCGATGTTGGCAAATACTTTGGCTTTACCCCTGATAATCTCGCGGATGAAGCCAAGAAGCTGCTTAATGATTAA
- a CDS encoding DUF438 domain-containing protein, with protein sequence MSELINNRQKRQEKLKDIIRDLHAGADVEELKQRFKELLGEVVSPTEISEMEQALINEGMPAEEIQALCDVHVAVFREALDRQLEAAVEQTQALPETKIHPVNVFKQENKAVNEVLAKVEQLLDQITDAAVGSDISSQMEQWDTYHQQLMELDKHYRRKENILFPYLEKNGITGPPSVMWGIHDEIRAQLKEIDKIITETNPIADKQLTRQIADIVNPCHNAIKEMIYKEENILFPMCLETLTAQEWQEISAQEQEIGYTIIKPEEIPMDLDPVDTEAPTQHDWEGNVPEGLLKFASGYLSLDEISRIFNTLPVDITFVDKDDRVRYFSQGRERIFDRTPAVIGRDVQNCHPPASVHIVNKIVDDFKTHKRSHADFWIQSRGMFIYIQYFAVYDDNNEYMGTLEVTQNIAPLRALEGEKRLDDSQMTK encoded by the coding sequence ATGAGTGAGCTGATTAACAACCGCCAAAAAAGGCAGGAGAAACTTAAAGATATCATCAGAGATCTTCACGCTGGCGCAGATGTGGAAGAGTTAAAACAGCGCTTTAAAGAGCTTTTAGGAGAAGTTGTGTCACCAACTGAGATTTCTGAAATGGAGCAGGCACTGATTAACGAGGGAATGCCTGCAGAAGAGATTCAAGCGCTTTGTGATGTGCACGTAGCTGTTTTCCGCGAGGCCCTTGATCGCCAGCTGGAAGCAGCTGTTGAACAGACTCAAGCTTTACCCGAAACTAAGATTCACCCTGTAAATGTTTTCAAGCAAGAGAACAAGGCAGTTAATGAAGTTCTGGCGAAGGTAGAACAACTCCTAGATCAAATTACTGATGCCGCCGTGGGAAGCGATATCAGCTCTCAAATGGAGCAGTGGGATACATATCACCAGCAGTTGATGGAGCTGGATAAGCATTACCGCCGCAAGGAAAACATTCTTTTCCCGTACTTGGAGAAAAATGGGATTACCGGTCCGCCTTCTGTAATGTGGGGAATTCATGATGAGATCCGCGCTCAGTTGAAAGAGATTGACAAGATCATCACTGAAACAAATCCGATTGCTGATAAACAGCTGACTAGGCAGATTGCAGATATCGTCAATCCCTGCCACAATGCGATTAAAGAAATGATCTATAAAGAAGAAAATATCCTGTTTCCGATGTGCTTAGAGACTCTAACCGCTCAGGAATGGCAGGAAATCTCAGCTCAGGAGCAGGAAATCGGTTACACTATTATTAAGCCTGAAGAAATTCCGATGGATCTGGACCCTGTAGATACAGAAGCCCCGACACAGCATGACTGGGAAGGTAATGTTCCGGAAGGCCTGCTGAAATTCGCATCAGGATATCTATCTCTGGATGAGATCAGCCGAATCTTCAACACTCTGCCCGTTGACATCACTTTTGTTGACAAAGATGATCGGGTGCGCTATTTCTCCCAAGGCAGAGAGCGGATCTTTGACCGGACTCCTGCGGTAATCGGAAGGGATGTGCAGAACTGCCACCCACCGGCAAGCGTGCATATCGTCAATAAAATTGTGGATGACTTCAAGACTCACAAGCGCAGTCACGCTGATTTTTGGATTCAGTCCCGGGGTATGTTCATCTACATTCAGTATTTTGCAGTTTACGATGATAACAATGAGTATATGGGTACACTAGAAGTAACACAGAATATCGCGCCGTTAAGAGCGTTAGAGGGCGAAAAACGCCTTGACGACTCACAGATGACCAAGTAA
- a CDS encoding branched-chain amino acid ABC transporter permease, with amino-acid sequence MQWQILVAQLINGIALGSTYALIALGYTMVYGIIRLINFAHGDIFMLGAYFGLIAISTFKLPLVPAMLLSMLAAAVVGIVLDRVAYRPLRQSPRITVLITAIGASLLIQSLSQLIFGADFRSYPATAIPIKIIRLGSVIITNRQIIIFGTAIVLMILLHLIVNYTKFGKAMRAVSMDKEAAQLMGINVDRIIALTFAIGSALAAAAGILVGILYNSVDPYMGTLPGLKAFVAAVLGGIGIIPGAVIGGFLMGIAENLVVAFGSSTYRDAVAFAILILILLIKPSGLLGKRVHEKV; translated from the coding sequence ATGCAGTGGCAGATTCTAGTAGCGCAGCTGATTAATGGAATTGCTTTAGGCAGCACATACGCCCTGATTGCCCTTGGCTACACGATGGTGTACGGCATCATCCGCCTGATTAACTTTGCCCATGGCGATATTTTTATGTTAGGAGCATACTTTGGATTAATTGCAATCTCAACTTTTAAACTTCCCTTAGTACCGGCAATGCTTTTATCGATGCTTGCCGCTGCAGTTGTGGGCATTGTTTTAGACCGCGTAGCTTACCGGCCTCTGCGCCAATCGCCGCGGATTACTGTCTTAATTACAGCTATTGGGGCCTCGCTGTTGATTCAAAGTTTATCCCAGTTGATTTTCGGAGCTGATTTTCGCTCCTACCCCGCTACCGCGATTCCGATTAAAATTATCCGGTTAGGTTCGGTGATTATCACCAACCGGCAGATCATCATTTTTGGCACTGCAATTGTTCTAATGATCCTGCTGCACTTAATTGTGAACTACACTAAGTTTGGCAAAGCGATGCGAGCGGTATCGATGGACAAAGAGGCCGCTCAGCTGATGGGCATCAATGTTGACCGAATTATAGCTCTTACTTTTGCGATCGGATCGGCACTGGCTGCCGCAGCAGGGATTTTGGTGGGAATTCTCTATAACAGTGTGGACCCCTACATGGGTACGCTGCCGGGCTTAAAAGCCTTCGTGGCTGCAGTCTTAGGAGGAATTGGCATCATTCCCGGAGCTGTAATTGGAGGTTTCTTAATGGGGATTGCAGAAAACTTAGTTGTAGCTTTTGGTTCATCCACCTACCGCGATGCAGTCGCGTTTGCAATTTTAATCCTAATTCTCCTGATAAAACCCAGCGGTTTATTAGGAAAACGTGTCCATGAGAAAGTGTAG
- a CDS encoding ABC transporter ATP-binding protein, protein MDPNPLLSVSNLSVNFGGLRALSNINLTIKHGDLVGLIGPNGAGKTTFFNTLTGLCKPSTGQIMFAGFDLTNKAASNISRQGIARTFQNIRLFKSLTVLENLMVACHQNINYSFLTGVLKSKKYRLEEEAGLEEAKRILEIVGLSHHAHELSVNLPYGDQRKLEIARALVTKPKLLLLDEPAAGMNPAETQELLSLIRYLRSDLGITILLIEHDMNLVMNLCEHIFVLDYGMLIAEGTAAEIRSNEQVIQAYLGADV, encoded by the coding sequence ATGGATCCTAACCCATTATTAAGTGTCAGCAATCTTTCAGTCAACTTTGGCGGCCTCCGGGCGCTGTCAAACATTAATTTGACCATCAAACATGGAGATCTCGTCGGACTTATTGGTCCAAACGGCGCGGGCAAAACCACTTTCTTTAATACTCTTACCGGTTTATGCAAACCCAGCACCGGACAAATTATGTTTGCCGGGTTTGATTTAACCAATAAAGCAGCCTCTAACATCAGCCGTCAGGGTATCGCCAGAACATTTCAGAATATCCGCCTGTTTAAGTCCCTAACAGTGCTGGAAAATCTAATGGTTGCCTGCCATCAAAATATCAACTACTCATTTTTAACAGGAGTTTTGAAATCAAAGAAGTATCGGCTTGAGGAAGAAGCAGGGCTGGAAGAAGCAAAAAGAATCTTGGAAATAGTTGGCTTGAGCCATCATGCCCATGAGCTTTCGGTCAATCTGCCCTACGGCGATCAGCGCAAACTGGAAATTGCCAGGGCTTTGGTTACCAAACCAAAGCTGCTGCTTCTTGATGAACCTGCAGCAGGAATGAACCCAGCTGAGACTCAGGAACTGCTCAGTCTAATCCGCTATCTGCGGTCAGATTTGGGCATTACCATCTTACTGATTGAGCATGATATGAACTTAGTGATGAACTTATGCGAACACATATTTGTACTAGATTACGGCATGCTCATTGCAGAAGGAACAGCAGCAGAAATCCGCTCAAACGAGCAGGTAATTCAGGCGTATTTGGGGGCTGATGTTTAA
- a CDS encoding DUF2600 family protein produces the protein MSPVIKPLLLLEYTAKFPAVKKLLQNWWRVSAELPPQLREQAQASIRTKAFHCIGGAIYALYPGVNQEVMLKAIVALQTISDYLDNLCDRMQINDDRAFRQLHLSFLDALDLSRPLHDYYQFYPYRESVYLNKLVETCRCQIRLMPFYQEYQTEINCLAEYYCELQVLKHLTPSGEHRLKNWIAHKFMQTNTDLAWNEWAAATGSTLGIFFCFAASFQQYSHETKTRMHQAYFPWIQSLHILLDYFIDRSEDRVNHDLNFTFYHHNHQHAAQRIAYIYQKSREMISQLPHRNFHQLILDGLIAMYGSDPKLREQKLDGAYLNMLDTPTPYVMLKLCRILRAVSLLS, from the coding sequence ATGAGTCCTGTTATCAAGCCACTGCTTTTGCTAGAATACACTGCCAAGTTTCCTGCGGTAAAAAAGCTTCTCCAAAACTGGTGGCGGGTATCTGCTGAACTACCACCGCAACTTCGCGAGCAGGCTCAAGCAAGTATTCGCACCAAAGCCTTTCACTGCATAGGCGGAGCTATTTATGCCCTTTATCCCGGTGTAAACCAGGAAGTAATGCTGAAAGCGATAGTTGCGCTGCAGACAATCAGTGATTACTTGGACAACCTGTGCGACCGGATGCAGATCAATGACGATCGGGCTTTTCGCCAGCTGCACCTAAGTTTTCTAGACGCCCTTGATCTCAGTCGACCTCTTCATGACTATTACCAGTTCTACCCATACCGGGAGTCAGTTTATCTCAATAAGCTGGTGGAGACCTGCCGGTGTCAAATTAGACTGATGCCCTTTTATCAAGAATATCAAACCGAGATCAACTGCCTAGCTGAGTACTACTGTGAGCTGCAGGTATTAAAGCATCTGACTCCATCAGGCGAGCACCGCTTGAAAAACTGGATTGCCCACAAGTTTATGCAGACCAATACTGATCTGGCGTGGAATGAATGGGCCGCTGCAACCGGTTCTACGCTGGGGATTTTTTTCTGTTTTGCAGCTAGTTTCCAGCAGTACTCCCATGAAACAAAAACGAGGATGCATCAGGCTTATTTTCCCTGGATCCAAAGCCTCCACATCCTCCTCGATTATTTTATTGACCGAAGTGAAGATCGCGTTAATCACGATCTTAATTTTACTTTTTATCACCACAATCATCAGCATGCTGCTCAGCGAATCGCTTATATCTATCAAAAAAGCCGCGAAATGATCAGCCAGCTGCCCCATAGGAATTTTCATCAACTAATTTTAGACGGATTAATCGCTATGTATGGTTCTGACCCCAAGCTGAGAGAGCAGAAGCTGGATGGTGCCTACCTAAACATGTTAGATACCCCCACTCCCTATGTCATGCTTAAGCTCTGTCGCATTTTAAGGGCTGTTAGCCTGCTGTCCTAA
- a CDS encoding ABC transporter ATP-binding protein gives MLKVTDLDVHYGGIHALKQVNFSIRAGEIVTLIGANGAGKSTTLRAISGLVPKSGGTIEFDGSDITKLPAHKIAALKLTHVPEGRRVFPQLSVEVNLELGAYLRRDKPKITEDLQKVYELFPRLWERRKQLAGSLSGGEQQMLAMGRGLMSDPKLLLLDEPSMGLAPLLVREIFNIIEEINRRGTTILLVEQNANMALAVAHRAYVLETGIIKLSGTAEELLQDDRVKTAYLGG, from the coding sequence ATATTAAAAGTGACAGATCTAGACGTACACTATGGCGGTATTCATGCCCTTAAACAGGTTAACTTTTCAATCCGAGCCGGCGAAATTGTTACCCTAATTGGTGCTAACGGTGCAGGTAAATCAACAACATTGAGAGCGATTTCCGGTCTGGTACCAAAATCGGGAGGAACAATTGAGTTTGATGGCAGTGACATCACTAAGCTGCCTGCGCATAAAATTGCAGCCCTAAAGCTCACTCACGTGCCAGAAGGAAGACGGGTTTTTCCACAGTTGTCGGTTGAGGTAAACCTCGAGCTGGGGGCTTACCTGCGCCGCGACAAACCCAAGATTACAGAAGACCTGCAGAAAGTCTATGAGCTGTTCCCACGCCTGTGGGAGCGTAGAAAACAGCTGGCAGGAAGCCTCAGCGGCGGCGAACAGCAGATGCTTGCCATGGGGCGGGGTTTAATGAGTGATCCGAAATTGCTGCTTCTTGATGAGCCTTCAATGGGACTCGCTCCCCTGCTGGTTAGAGAGATATTTAATATCATTGAGGAGATCAACCGCCGCGGTACAACCATACTCCTAGTTGAGCAAAATGCAAACATGGCACTGGCAGTGGCTCACCGGGCTTATGTGCTGGAAACAGGAATTATCAAACTGAGCGGTACCGCTGAGGAGCTGCTCCAAGACGATCGAGTCAAAACGGCCTATTTAGGCGGCTAG